The DNA sequence TGTTGAGTCTGATTCGCTTGATATTGTGGCCAGCCGTGCCGCTACTGCCGATTGTTGGAGTAATTCTGATAACAAGTATTGGAGCACCATGGAAACTCGTCTAGATTTTAGATCGATGCGAGCCGCCAAGGCACGTTTTGGTGCCAAATTTGGTAAAGTTCTCGATCTGCTGGCTGTGGTTATTGCGCTGCTATTGTTATTTGGCGGGCTGGCGCTACTAATTATGTCCGAGTCGATTGGCTGGTTGTTGCTCGGCCTAGCAGCCTGGCCAATGATGGTTCATATTTGGAAAGTTAACGATCTCGATAAACTACCGGCCAACCCAAAACCGCAGAATCTATCTGATATTTTGGCTGGCGATGTGCTAGGTGTCTTGCCGGAACATCCTAGTCCGCGCGATTTGGTAGTCGCTATTAGCCAAACCAACGGCGGACGATTCTTCTTTGCGAGGTTCGGTATTTCGGCCCAGTATTTACCAGATCTAGTATCGCCTGACCCAGCCGATTCGGCAGCGGTATGGCAAGAGATGTTAAAGATTCACGATAATTTGCCGGATAAAGCTGATACTATTTCATCTGCTACGCTGACGGCTGCCTTGGTGCGCGTGTCTGACGGGGCAAAGCAAGTTTTGAGTGCATTACACCTCGATGAAGATGACATGACCCGTGGCGCTGAGTGGTTCGCACATTTGTCGGCCTTGATTGCAAAACATGACCAGCCGAAATTGACTGGCGGTATCGGGCGAGATTGGAGTTTTGGGTACATTCCAACCCTGCAGCATTTCGCAACCAATTTATCGGAACGTTATGCGACAGGGCGATCTTTGAACGTTCACCTCGAGAGTCATCATGAATTAGTTGTGGCCATGATCGATAACTTTAGTTCCGGCAATAGACAGAATGCCGCCTTGATCGGACCGCTCGGTGTAGGCAAGGCAACAATCGTCGACAGTTTCGCCGAAACCTTGATGGACGGCGGCATGCAGTTGCCAGACAACGTGCGTTTTCGTCAAGTGTTTGCGCTCGATGCGGCGGCGCTCATTTCGGCGGCGTCGGGGCGGGGCGAAATCGAAAACCTCATGAATACCTTGCTAGTTGAGGCCTACAAGGCTAAAAACATCATTCTATTCCTCGACAATGCCCAGCTATTTTTCGAAGAAGGCGTTGGCTCGGTCGATATTTCAAACATCTTGCAACCAATTCTAGAAGGTGGCGGCATTCGGCTCATTTTGGCGCTAGACGAGCAAAAGTTCCTAGAAATTTCTCAGGCGAAACCGGCTCTCGCAGCGGCGTTGAACCGTCTCCAGGTGGCTCCGCCCAGCCGCGACGAAACGTTACTCGTAATGCAGGATCAGATCATTAGTTTTGAATTTCAACGTCATGTAACTTTTACCTATCAGTCGCTAACTGAGGCGTATCGATTGAGCGAACGTTATATCAACGACGTGGCGCAGCCGCAAAAATCTATTCAGCTGCTCCAGAGCGCGACTAGCTATGCCGAATCAGGGTTGGTGACTGCCGGCTCGGTGACAGCGGCTATTGAAAAAACCCTAGGAGTTAAAGTTGGCGGGTCGGTTGATGCTGGCGATGCTGGCGAACGCGAAAAATTACTCAATCTAGAGAACTTGATCCATGAACGTATGATCAATCAGACGACAGCTGTTACTGCCGTTAGCGCCGCCCTGCGACGAGCGCGCGCTGGTGTCAGGAACGAAAATCGCCCAATCGGCACCTTTCTATTCCTCGGTCCGACTGGTGTCGGAAAAACCGAATTAGCCAAGAGTCTTGCCGCCGTCTACTTTGGTGGCGAAGAGCATATGGTGCGTATCGACCTAAACGAATATGTTCGTGCCGAAGACGTCGCACGACTCATTGCCGACGGCGCAACCGATGCGAGCTCACTATCTGCTCAGGTGCAGAAGAATCCGTTCAGCGTCGTGTTGCTCGATGAAATTGAAAAAGCTCATCCAAACGTCCTCACCACCTTGCTACAGGTTCTCGACGAAGGCGTTTTGCGCGACATCAACAACCGCGAAATTAGTTTTCGCGACACAATCTTGATCGCAACCTCTAATGCTGGGGCTGATCGGATCCGCCAATATATTGATGCGGGTTATCAGCTAGAGCAGTTCCAGGAACAGATCACTAACGAGCTAATCGAACGTCAAGAGTTTAGGCCAGAATTCCTGAACCGCTTTGATGAAATTGTCGTCTTTCGACCACTGAACAAAGAAGAACTGCTGCAAGTCATCGACCTTATTTTGGCTGGAGTCAACAAAAACCTCGAGGTGCAAAAGGTTAGCGTAGCGGTCGATGATGACGCTAAACGCGCTATGGTAGACGTTGGCTATGATCCACGTCTCGGCGCCCGCCCAATGCGCCGCGTAGTTCAGCGTACGGTTGAAAATATTGTGGCACAAAAAATGCTGAGCGGCGAGCTGGTCGCCGGATCGGGCATCAGGATCACGTTAGCCGACATCCAAGCCAGCGGTGGCGTCAGTAGATAAATTTGCTATCTTTTGATACAATACTATGGCAATGCGGGCGTCGTATAGTGGTTAATATTCGAGTTTTCCAAACTTGCGACGAGAGTTCGATTCTCTCCGCCCGCACCAAAGTAAGAACCAGTCGCCAAAGACTGGTTTTTGCTTTGGTATGTGATAGGAACAAGCTCGAGTCGGCGAGTGTTTTAGGGGCGCATATCTGTAGAAGCACGGGTCTTCTCTATGGGTTGGAAAGCATAAGTATCTTTTAATATTTTTCCCTTTGTGGTAAAATAAGAAGTATTGGAATAGGAGGGGTTAGTATGGCTCAGTTTACTTTTATAGATTTATTTGCCGGAATTGGCGGAACACGACTAGGGTTTGAAAGCGCGGGAGGTCAATGCGTATTCACTTCTGAATGGGATAAGTATGCTCAAAAGACTTACGAAACTAATTTCGGAGATATCCCTTTTGGGGATATTAGGCAAGTTAGAACCGACCAGATTCCTGATTTTGACGTTCTTCTTGCGGGTTTCCCCTGCCAGCCATTTTCGATAGCAGGTGTTTCAAAGAAAAACAGCTTGGGGCGCGCTCATGGTTTCTCTGACGATAAACAGGGTAACCTTTTCTTTGAGATAGCCCGAATCATCGAAGCAAAGCAACCTTCTAGTTTTATGCTCGAAAACGTCAAAAACCTCGTTAGCCATGACAAGGGAAACACTTTTAGGGTCATCATGCAGATTCTAGACGAACTAGGCTATAAAACCACTTATAAAGTCATCGACGCAAAATACTTCGTACCTCAGCACCGCGAACGAACATACATAGTAGGTTTCAGAAAAGATCTAGTGCCAGAAAGTTTTGAGTTTAAATATCCAGAGATTCCTGAAAAAGGTCCTCATTTTTCGAGTATTCTCGATAAAGACGTCGATGACAAGTATACGCTCTCTGACAAGTTATGGCAGTATCTTGTAAATTATGCCGCTAAGCATAAAGAAAAAGGCAACGGTTTTGGATTTGGCATGACGGACCCAAATGGTAATTCACGCACACTAAGTGCGCGCTACTATAAGGATGGTTCAGAGGTGTTAATTGCACAGGATGGAAAAAATCCTCGTCGATTGACCCCACGAGAATGTGCGCGACTGATGGGATTTCCTGAATCATACAAAATACCTGTATCTGATACACAAGCCTACAAACAGTTCGGCAATTCAATAGTTGTGCCAGTTGTCTCCGCCGTAGCGAAGCAGATTTCTGGAGTGTTGTTAGAATATGGAAAGCCAAAGGCAAGCTTACAGCAGCGAGAACACACATCGAATTCGTGGGGAAAGTATGTTCCTGCAGGTATCAATACGAATAAAACCGAGCCTGTTGGACTGTCGGTGCAGTCTTCGCTGCTCCAAGCTGCTGGTGAAGTCTGATATAGACCCTCACGCTCTATTCTGTAGTAACTTTTGCGCATCTTTGATAGAATTATTGTATGTTATCTGACTTTTCTGAATCTGCTATTCAATCCACTAAAAGCGGGCAGGCAACCTACTGCAAGTTCATTACACCAAACGACACTGGATCAACAGGCAGCCATCAGTCTGGCTATCACATTAGTAAAACTGCTTGGTCTCTTTTCTTTGATTCGCCCGGAGTTAGAGGCGTGAACAAAGATAAGACAGAGATAATTAATTGGCAGGATGATTTTGAAACAGAAAGCAGATTCATTTATTATGGTACGGGAACACGAAACGAATATCGGCTTACGCGATTCGGACATAATTTTCCTTTTCTAAACGATGAAAATATCGGCAGTCTTTTGGTAATCAGCAAGGTCGCCGACGATTATTACAAGGCTTACGTACTTGAAACGGAAGTTGAAATAGAAAATTATCTGAATTTTTTTGGTATTTCTCCAGATAAAACAAATGGACTTATTTCAGAATTGGTGGCAACACCCACAAGCTTACAGGGGCTAATCGATGACTATATTCGATCACTATCGAATGATTTTCCGACAACTGAAATACTTTCCGCAAAGGCACGAGAAATATTCCTAGAAGTGAATAGACAGGATGAGCGAATTGCTGTACAGTCGCCAGACTTGGCGATAACAAGTTGGGTAGATACGGAATTCGACTTATTCAAGGCTGTAGAAAAACATTTGTATAGTCCGCAACTCGCACAACCGTTTAATGACGTTGAGAGTCTAGTTACTTTTTCAAACACAGTACTAAATCGTAGAAAAAGCCGAGCAGGAAAATCGCTCGAACATCATTTAGAGAAGATTTTTGATGTTAATAGGCTTCCGTATACTTCGCAAGGCATTACTGAAGGCAAAAAGAAGCCAGACTTTATCATTCCGAGCATTACACTATACCGTGACGACAATTATAGTAGCGACAAACTTGTTTTTCTTGGCGCAAAAACAACTTGCAAAGATCGCTGGCGTCAAATTTTAAATGAAGCAGCACGAATACCGCATAAACACTTATTCACACTTCAACAAGGTATATCCTCCAATCAACTCCAAGAGATGAGAGACGAGAATTTGACACTTGTAGTTCCTGAAAACATCTCTCAACATTTCCGATAGAGTATAGAGAAGATATATTGACACTCAGAAGCTTTATCTCTCAGTCAAAAGAGATGATTAGCTAGTCTTTAACTTGTAAAATCTACAACACTCCGTGCTATGGGTAATGCCGAGAAATTTGCACTCGTTCTAATATAAAAAGTGATGACCATCGCGCGCTAATTGTTCATAGCGCGGCTTCTTTAGGTCTAGCAACTGAATGATACCGTGCGGCGTTAGATCGTAGCCAGTTACTGGCTGTGATTGACCGTCGATAATTACCGTGGCTTCGACAGGCTCGGCTTTGCCGATAGCGTAGGCTAGGTAGACGAAAACTTCATGGGTACGATATTTTTTTAGATAATCAACTGCGATCCGACGTGCCATATAGGCTGCCGAGCGGTCAACTTTGCTAGGATCTTTGCCGGAAAACGCACCACCGCCAATTGGAATTCGTGGACCATAATTATCGACGACTAGTTTTCGTCCAGTCATGCCAGCATCGGCATCAAACCCACCAACCTCCCAGTCGCCGCAGGGATTTACAATGATGTCAATAGAACTATTACCTTTGAATTTTTCATCAACCTCATTTTTCAACCAAGTTGCAATCCGTTTGCGCAGAATCGAACTAATATTTTCACCCTTGAATTTTTCTGGCGTTTGAAAACTAGCTACGATGGTTTGGATCTTGCCATTAGACAACGTAATCTGCGTTTTGCCATCAGTTTCAAAAGCCTGCGACTGACTCGCTAGACCACTAATCATATTTTTAGCCTTGCTGTGTAACGGACCATAATAGATAGACTGGTTCAATGAACGGGCTAATACATATTCGGCCGGCAGTAGTTCAGGTGTCTCATCACAAGCATAGCCGACCATGATGCCTTGATCGCCAGCGCCGCCGGTATCTACACCGACTGCGATTTCCGAACTTTGCTTTTCTAGGTTTTCGATAACGACGACATTTGCACTAGCTAGTCGTTTGGCGATTGCTTTGACATCTACATTACCAGCATGACTGGTGATTTCGCCGGTAATAAATATCACGCCGTGTCCACCCGCGACATCGACGGCGACTCGGGCGTTTGGATCCTGGGCGAGATGTGCGTCTAAAATAGCATCGGAGATCTGGTCGCAGATCTTGTCTGGGTGTTTGGGCGACACAAACTCAGCCGTTCGCACATTATAGTTGACATCTAGAGAGAGTAAATTACTCATATCTTTCCTTTCTGGGCGGAATTAGCACCTTGCCTCGCGGTAGGTTGCTGGTAGGTCATCGGGCCGATCCCTCGCTACGCTCTTGATATTTAAATTGTTAATGTAGGTCAAGTATAGCAGTTTTGCCGGACAGGTCAAGCTGCCTGTGTCGCCGCCGTGGTACAATATAGATAGATTAGAAAGGGGTTGATGATAGCTACAGAAACAATCAAACGGATTTCATTTACGTTGCTAGGTGCGGGCATAGCCGCAGTCGGACTGCAGTACTTTTTGCTACCGAATCATTTGCTAGATGGTGGTGTAACGGGCATGTCAATTTTAGCAGCCAAGTTGACTGGGCAGCCACTCGGTCTATTTTTGCTCATACTGAACATTCCGTTTTTGATTCTAGGCTATAAAAAGATGGGTCGGGAATTTACTATACTATCAATCATTGGTATTGCTATGCTGGCGGTGCTGACTTTTACTCACGTCGAACATGGGTTCACGGATATCCCGATGCTGGCGGCGATATTCGGTGGCGTGGTGGTAGGCCTCGGTGTAGGCATAGTGGTGCGTTACGGCGGCATTATTGACGGCGCCGATACGGTGGCGGTGCTGATCGACCGCAAGACCGTGTTTTCGGTCAGCGAGGCAATCATGGTGATAAATGGACTCATCATTACTATGGCCGGCTTTGCTTTTGGCTGGGAAAGCGCCATGTATTCCATCGTGGCCTACTTTATCGCTCACAAGGCGATTGATGTGACGGTAGAAGGTCTCAACGAAGATCGTTGCATGTGGGTGGTGAGCATGCGCGTACGCGAAATCGGCAAGGCCGTGAACGAAATCATGCAGGAGCCAGTAACCTATTTTAGGGAAAGTAAACCTGGCGACAATGACGAGCCGCACGGTATCATGCTGGCTGTTATCACTCGCTTTGACGAACAAAAGCTGAAAAAGGCTATCCGTAAAATAGACCAGCATGCTTTTGTGGTTATCACCAGTGCGCATGAAGTGATGGACCGTGTATCGGAAGGCTCGCTATATCGCGAGGGTCAGGCCTAACATAGCTATGAAGATTGAGGCGATAAAAACACAAGTCATTCATGCTGGTGAGATCAGCCTGAATGATTTACTGGCGGAAAGCATCACGGCATTGCCAGAGAACTCAGTCGTGGCGATTAGTTCAAAAGTCGTGGCACTATGCGAAAACCGCGTGGTTAATATTGACTCGATAACTCGGGCTGATCTAGTCAAACGAGAGGCCGATTACTATCTACCGCCAGAGTTTTCCGAATATAACTATGGGTTTGCGATCACGCGTGGC is a window from the Candidatus Saccharibacteria bacterium genome containing:
- a CDS encoding methionine adenosyltransferase domain-containing protein, yielding MSNLLSLDVNYNVRTAEFVSPKHPDKICDQISDAILDAHLAQDPNARVAVDVAGGHGVIFITGEITSHAGNVDVKAIAKRLASANVVVIENLEKQSSEIAVGVDTGGAGDQGIMVGYACDETPELLPAEYVLARSLNQSIYYGPLHSKAKNMISGLASQSQAFETDGKTQITLSNGKIQTIVASFQTPEKFKGENISSILRKRIATWLKNEVDEKFKGNSSIDIIVNPCGDWEVGGFDADAGMTGRKLVVDNYGPRIPIGGGAFSGKDPSKVDRSAAYMARRIAVDYLKKYRTHEVFVYLAYAIGKAEPVEATVIIDGQSQPVTGYDLTPHGIIQLLDLKKPRYEQLARDGHHFLY
- the dcm gene encoding DNA (cytosine-5-)-methyltransferase, with translation MAQFTFIDLFAGIGGTRLGFESAGGQCVFTSEWDKYAQKTYETNFGDIPFGDIRQVRTDQIPDFDVLLAGFPCQPFSIAGVSKKNSLGRAHGFSDDKQGNLFFEIARIIEAKQPSSFMLENVKNLVSHDKGNTFRVIMQILDELGYKTTYKVIDAKYFVPQHRERTYIVGFRKDLVPESFEFKYPEIPEKGPHFSSILDKDVDDKYTLSDKLWQYLVNYAAKHKEKGNGFGFGMTDPNGNSRTLSARYYKDGSEVLIAQDGKNPRRLTPRECARLMGFPESYKIPVSDTQAYKQFGNSIVVPVVSAVAKQISGVLLEYGKPKASLQQREHTSNSWGKYVPAGINTNKTEPVGLSVQSSLLQAAGEV
- a CDS encoding YitT family protein, giving the protein MIATETIKRISFTLLGAGIAAVGLQYFLLPNHLLDGGVTGMSILAAKLTGQPLGLFLLILNIPFLILGYKKMGREFTILSIIGIAMLAVLTFTHVEHGFTDIPMLAAIFGGVVVGLGVGIVVRYGGIIDGADTVAVLIDRKTVFSVSEAIMVINGLIITMAGFAFGWESAMYSIVAYFIAHKAIDVTVEGLNEDRCMWVVSMRVREIGKAVNEIMQEPVTYFRESKPGDNDEPHGIMLAVITRFDEQKLKKAIRKIDQHAFVVITSAHEVMDRVSEGSLYREGQA
- a CDS encoding ATP-dependent Clp protease ATP-binding subunit, with protein sequence METRLDFRSMRAAKARFGAKFGKVLDLLAVVIALLLLFGGLALLIMSESIGWLLLGLAAWPMMVHIWKVNDLDKLPANPKPQNLSDILAGDVLGVLPEHPSPRDLVVAISQTNGGRFFFARFGISAQYLPDLVSPDPADSAAVWQEMLKIHDNLPDKADTISSATLTAALVRVSDGAKQVLSALHLDEDDMTRGAEWFAHLSALIAKHDQPKLTGGIGRDWSFGYIPTLQHFATNLSERYATGRSLNVHLESHHELVVAMIDNFSSGNRQNAALIGPLGVGKATIVDSFAETLMDGGMQLPDNVRFRQVFALDAAALISAASGRGEIENLMNTLLVEAYKAKNIILFLDNAQLFFEEGVGSVDISNILQPILEGGGIRLILALDEQKFLEISQAKPALAAALNRLQVAPPSRDETLLVMQDQIISFEFQRHVTFTYQSLTEAYRLSERYINDVAQPQKSIQLLQSATSYAESGLVTAGSVTAAIEKTLGVKVGGSVDAGDAGEREKLLNLENLIHERMINQTTAVTAVSAALRRARAGVRNENRPIGTFLFLGPTGVGKTELAKSLAAVYFGGEEHMVRIDLNEYVRAEDVARLIADGATDASSLSAQVQKNPFSVVLLDEIEKAHPNVLTTLLQVLDEGVLRDINNREISFRDTILIATSNAGADRIRQYIDAGYQLEQFQEQITNELIERQEFRPEFLNRFDEIVVFRPLNKEELLQVIDLILAGVNKNLEVQKVSVAVDDDAKRAMVDVGYDPRLGARPMRRVVQRTVENIVAQKMLSGELVAGSGIRITLADIQASGGVSR